The segment ACCCTCGACGACCGGGCAATCCGCGCGCAACTGGACCAGGCCCGCGCGCAACTTGGCCAGACCCAGGCGCAACTGCAGGTGGCGCGGGTCAACCTCAAGCGCTACCAATTGCTGAGCAGCGATGACGGGGTGTCGAAGCAGACCCTCGACCAGCAGCAGGCCTTGGTGAACCAGTTGCAGGCCACCATCACCGGCAACCAGGCGGCCATCGACAACACCGCGGTACAACTGAGCTATACGCAGATCCGCTCACCGGTGAGCGGCCGGGTGGGCATCCGCAACGTCGACCCGGGCAACCTGGTGCGCACCAGCGACACTCAGGGCCTGTTCAGCGTGACCCAGATCGACCCGATCGCCGTGGAGTTCGCCCTGCCCCAGCAAAACCTGCCGACCCTGCACACACTGCTCGAAGCCGCCACGCCCGCCGAAGTGCAGGCGTTCATGGATGCCGACGGCGAGCGCAGCCTGCTGGGCAAGGGCCACCTGGCATTGATCGACAACCAGGTGTCGGCCAACACCGGCACGGTGCGGGTCAAGGCCGAGTTCGACAACAAGGATGGCCACCTGTGGCCCGGCCAGTTGGTGACCGTGCGCCTGCTCACCGCCGTGGACCAGAACGCCCTGGTGGTGCCACCGCCGGTGGTGCAGCGCAGCATCGACGGGCACTTCGTCTACCGCCTGGATGGCGACAAGGTCACCAGCGTGCCGGTGAAGGTGCTGTACCAGGACAGCGCGCTGAACGTGATTGCCGGGGTGAACGCCGGGGATTGCCTGGTGCTCGACGGGCAGTCGCGGCTCAAGCCGGGAAGCCGGGTAGAGGCCAGCAAAAACTGCACTGCCGCAGATGCTAGCGTGGAAGCGGGCTTGCCCCGCGATAGCGTCAGCGCAAACACCGCGGAGCCCAAGCCATGAACACCCGCAACGGCGTCTCGGCCTGGTGCATCGACCACCCCATCGCCACTTTGCTGCTGACCTTCGCCCTGGTGCTGCTGGGCGCCATCGCCTTCCCGCGGCTGCCGGTGGCACCGCTGCCCGAAGCGGATTTTCCGACCATCCAGGTCACCGCCCAACTGCCCGGCGCCAGCCCCGAGACCATGGCCTCGTCGGTGGCAACGCCGCTGGAGGTGCAGTTCAGCGCCATCCCCGGCATGACCCAGATGACCAGCAGCAGCGCCCTGGGCTCGACCAACCTGACCCTGCAGTTCACCCTCGACAAGAACATCGACACCGCCGCGCAGGAAGTGCAGGCGGCGATCAACACCGCCACCGCGCGCCTGCCCCAGGACCTGCCCAGCCCGCCCACCTGGCGCAAGGTCAACCCGGCCGACAGCCCGGTGCTGATCCTCACCGTAAGCTCGGCGCAGATGCCCGGCAACCAGCTCAGCGACTACGCCGAAACCTTGCTTGCGCGCCAGCTCAGCCAGATCGACGGGGTCGGCCTGATCAACATCACCGGCCAGTTGCGCCCGGCCATCCGCGTGCAGGCCCAGCCCGAGAAACTCGCTGCCATCGGCCTGACCCTGGCCGACATCCGCCAGGCCATCCAGCAAACCAGCCTGAACCTGGCCAAGGGCGCGCTGTACGGCGAGCACAGCGTGTCGACCATCGCTGCCAACGACCAGCTGTTCCACCCCGAGGACTACGCCCGGCTGATCGTCAGCTACCGCAACGGCGCGCCGGTGCACCTGAGCGATGTGGCCAAGGTGGTGGACGGCGCCGAGAACGCCTACGTCAAGGCCTGGTCCGGTGAGCAGCCGGGGCTCAACCTGGTGATCTTCCGCCAGCCGGGGGCCAACATCGTCGACACCGTCGACCGGGTGATGGCTGAGCTTCCGCGCTTGCAGGGCATGCTGCCGAGCGCCATCGAGGTGTCAGTGCTGCAGGACCGCACGCAAACCATCCGCGCCTCGCTGCACGAGGTGGAGCTGACCTTGATGATCGCCGTGGTGCTGGTGATCGGGGTGATGGCGCTGTTCCTGCGCCAATGGTCGGCAACCCTGGTGGTGTCCAGCGTGCTGGGGGTGTCGCTGATCGCCAGCTGCGCGCTGATGTACGTGCTGGGCTTCAGCCTGAACAACCTCACCCTGGTGGCCATCGTCATTTCCGTGGGCTTTGTGGTGGATGACGCCATCGTGGTGGTGGAGAACATCCACCGCCACCTCGAGGCCGGCGACGACAGCCGCACCGCCGCGCTGAAGGGCGCCGGCGAAATCGGCTTCACCGTGGTGTCGATCAGCTTCTCGCTGATCGCAGCATTCATTCCGCTATTGTTCATGGGCGGCGTGGTTGGCCGGCTGTTCAAGGAGTTCGCCCTGACCGCCACGGCGACCATCCTGATTTCCGTGGTGGTGTCGCTCACCCTGGCACCGACCCTGTGCGCGCTGTTCATGCGCAAGCCGCCCCATGAACAGCCCAACGGCCTGGGCCAGCGCCTGGTGCACTGGTACGAAAAGGGCCTGAACAAAGCGCTGGCGCACCAGCGCATCACCCTCGGCGTGTTCGGTGTCACCCTGGCCCTGGCGGTGGCGGGCTATGTCGGCATCCCCAAAGGCTTCTTCCCGCTGCAGGACACCGGGTTCATCCTCGGCACCAGCGAGGCGGCGGCGGATGTGTCGTACCCGGCAATGATCGAGAAGCACCAGGCGCTGGCGAAGATTATCGAGGCGGACCCTGCGGTGCGCGCGTTCTCCCATTCGGTGGGGGTCACTGGCAGCAACCAGACCATCGCCAACGGCCGCTTCTGGATCGCCCTCAAGCCCCGCGGCGAGCGCGACGTGTCGGCCAGCGAGTGGATCGACCGCATGCGCGCCAAGCTGGCCCAGGTACCGGGCATCGTGTTGTATCTGCGCGCCGGGCAGGACATCAACTTGAGCTCGGGCCCTTCGCGCACCCAGTACCAGTACGTGCTCAAGAGCAACGACGGCGTGGCGCTGAACCTGTGGACCCAGCGCCTGACCGACAAGCTGCGGCAAAACCCGGCATTGCGCGACCTGTCCAACGACCTGCAACTGGGCGCCAGCGTCACGCGCATCGACATCGACCGCCAGGCCGCGGCGCGCTTCGGCCTGACCACCACCGATGTCGACCAGGCGCTGTACGACGCCTTCGGCCAGCGGCAGATCAGCGAGTTCCAGACCGAGACCAACCAGTACAAGGTGATTCTCGAACTGGACGCGCGCCAACGCGGCAAGGCCGAGAGCCTGAACTACTTCTACCTGCGCTCGCCGCTGTCGGGGGAGATGGTGCCGCTGTCGGCCCTGGCGCATGTTGCCGCGCCCAGCACCGGGCCGTTGTCGATCAGCCATGACGGGTTGTTCCCGGCTGCCAACCTGTCGTTCAACCTGGCCCCTGGCGTGGCCCTGGGTGATGCGGTGCAAATACTCGAACGCACCCAGCGCGAGCTGGGCATGCCTGATTCGATCACCGGCAACTTCCAGGGCGCAGCCCAGGCGTTCCAGAGTTCGCTGGCCAGCCAGCCGTGGCTGATCCTGGCCGCGCTGGTGGCGGTGTACATCATCCTCGGCGTGCTCTACGAGAGCTTCGTGCACCCGCTGACCATCATCTCCACCCTGCCCTCTGCAGGCCTGGGCGCGCTGATACTGCTGTGGGCCATGGGCCAGGACTTCACCATCATGGGGCTGATCGGCGTGGTGCTACTGATCGGCATCGTCAAGAAGAACGGCATCCTGCTGATCGACTTCGCCCTGGAAGCCCAGCGCCACCACGGCATGACCCCGGAGCAGGCGATTCACCAGGCGTGCCTGGTGCGTTTTCGCCCGATCATCATGACCACCCTGGCCGCGCTGCTCGGCGCGGTGCCGCTGATGTTCGGCTTCGGCGCCGGCGCCGAGCTGCGCCAGCCGCTGGGCATCGCGGTGGTCGGTGGCTTGCTGGTCAGCCAGGCGCTGACGCTGTTCACCACCCCGGTCATATACTTGGCCCTGGAGCGCCTGTTCCACCGCCGCCGGGCCATTACCGCCCCCGCGCCGACCGCCAGTTGAGGCAAGACCATGCGTGTGCTGATCATCGAAGACGAAGAAAAAACCGCCGACTACCTGCATCGCGGCCTCAGTGAACAGGGTTTCACCGTGGACCTGGCGCGGGACGGCATCGACGGCCTGCACCTGGCGCTGGAAGGCGACTACGCGGTGATCGTGCTCGACGTGATGCTGCCGGGGCTGGACGGCTACGGCGTGCTACGCGCGCTGCGGGCGCGCAAGCAAACCCCGGTGATCATGCTCACCGCCCGCGAGCGGGTCGAGGACCGCATCCACGGCCTGCGCGAAGGCGCCGACGACTACCTGGGCAAGCCGTTCTCGTTCCTCGAGCTGGTCGCCCGCCTGCAGGCCCTGACCCGGCGCAGTACCAGCCACGAGCCGTTGCAAATTCAGGTAGCGGATTTGTGGATCGACCTGATGGCGCGCAAGGCCACCCGCGCGGGCCAGCGCCTTGAGCTGACCGCCAAGGAGTTCTCGCTGCTCAGCGTGCTGGCCCGCCGGCAGGGCGAGATACTGTCCAAGACGGCTATTGCCGAGCTGGTCTGGGACATCAACTTCGACAGCGACGCCAATGTGGTGGAGGTGGCCATCAAGCGCCTGCGCGCCAAGCTCGACGGGCCGTTCGACAACAAGCTGCTGCACACCATCCGGGGGATGGGCTATGTCCTGGAAAACCGCGCCTGACGCCAATTCTCCTGTAGGAGATCCCCCAGCCCTTCGGGCTGCGCTGTCGCGCAGAGAACAGGTCTCGCAGATGCGCCACGCCCCCCTATGGGAAGCAGCCTCGCCGGGGCGCCGTCCGGTCGAGATGGGCTGCGCAGCAGCCCCGGCAATTTTGCATGAGGCCGAGGCCTTGGGGCCGCTTCGCGCCCCATCGCGACACGAGGCCGCTTCCCACAGAGACCGCGTTAAATCAATGAGTTGTAGTTTGTTCTATGAGAGCCGGCAAGCCGGCTCCTACAGGGGATGGGCCTTCCCATGAAACCGGGCAACTCCATCGCCCTGCGCCTGTCGCTGCTGTTCACCCTGGTTGCCCTGGCGGTATTCGTGCTGATCGGCAGCGCCCTGTACCGCCAGGTCGACCGCAGCCTCGACTTGCTGCCCCAGGCCGAACTGGACGCGCGCTTCAGCGTGCTGGAGTCGGCGCTGAACCGCTACGGTACCGCCGAGCACTGGGCCAAGATCCACAACAAACTCAACCTGCTGGCCGAAGAAGACCGGCGCATCCGCTTCTGGGCGGTGGGCAGCGACCCGGCCTTCGAGTACGGCCACCCCAGCGAGCGGGTGCGCGCCTTCGCCGAAGGCCCGCCGGGCATGCGCGACCTGCGCCTGCCCGAACACCCCTACCCGTACAAGGTGCTGGTCAGCGAACTTCCGGCCCTGGGCGAGCGCCCGGCGCTGCGCTTTCTGATCGGCATCGACACCGAGACCTTCTGGCAGGCCCAGCACAGCCTGCTGGTGGCCATCGTCGGCCTGGCAGCGTTGGGCGTGCTGCTGGCCTCGCTGCTGGGCTACTGGGTGGCACGCGTCGGCCTCAAGCCATTGCAGGCGCTGTCGGACGAAGCCCAGCAACTGGCGCCGCCGCGCCTGGACGGGCGCCTGCAAACCCAGCACCTGCCGCCGGAGCTGGCGCAGTTCGCCGGGGCCTTCAACGCGGCGCTGGAGCGGGTCAGCCAGGCCTATTCGCAACTGGAAGCCTTCAACGCCGACGTGGCCCACGAACTGCGCTCGCCACTGACCAACCTGATCGGCCAGACCCAAGTAGCCCTGACCCGCGGGCGCAGCGCCGAACACTACTTCGAGGTGCTGCAATCGAACCTCGAGGAGCTCGAGCGCCTGCGCAGCATCATCAACGACATGCTGTTCCTGGCCAGCGCCGACCAGGGCAGCAAGGCCACCGCGCTGAGCGTCGCCTCGCTGGCCGGTGAAGTAGCCACCACCCTGGACTACCTCGATTACATCCTCGAGGACGCCCAGGTGCAGGTGCAGGTCAGCGGCGACGCCGAGGCGCTGATCGAAAAGGCGCAACTGCGCCGGGCCCTGATCAACCTGCTGAACAACGCCGTGCAGCACAGCGCACCGCAGGCGCTGATCCAGGTGCGCATCGAAACCCACGGCCGGCAGGTGAGCATCGCCGTGACCAACCCGGGGCCGGGCATTGCCGAGGAGCACCTGGCCTTGCTGTTCGAGCGCTTCTACCGGGTGGATGCCGCCCGCGCCAACAGCGGCGGCAACAACCACGGGCTGGGGCTGGCCATCGTCAAGGCCATCGCCTTGATGCACGGCGGCAGCGTTTTCGTGCGCAGCGAGGGCGGCGCCAATACCTTCGGCATCAGCCTGCCGAGCGTCAACTACGCGGGGTTGCGGTAAAAATCAGGGCATTTTCGCTGGGATAATTACTTTTTGCGCAACAGTGCTTATCCAAACAGCCTCTGTTTCCCGGCGGTTTACAGGGCTAACTTACGCCCTGTCTCCATTAGCACTTGCCCCGCAAGAAGGTTGCATCAAATGTCCAACAGTATGGGTGTTGCCAGCGTATTCGTCCTGTCGTCCCTGTTGT is part of the Pseudomonas fakonensis genome and harbors:
- a CDS encoding efflux RND transporter periplasmic adaptor subunit, with product MTRPLPRKALILLLVVALGASAWWLLPAKQNAHKPAAAIPVRVVGVAQQDVPRYLGAIGTVLSQHSVEVRPQVEGVLTQVLAKEGQWVKQGDLLATLDDRAIRAQLDQARAQLGQTQAQLQVARVNLKRYQLLSSDDGVSKQTLDQQQALVNQLQATITGNQAAIDNTAVQLSYTQIRSPVSGRVGIRNVDPGNLVRTSDTQGLFSVTQIDPIAVEFALPQQNLPTLHTLLEAATPAEVQAFMDADGERSLLGKGHLALIDNQVSANTGTVRVKAEFDNKDGHLWPGQLVTVRLLTAVDQNALVVPPPVVQRSIDGHFVYRLDGDKVTSVPVKVLYQDSALNVIAGVNAGDCLVLDGQSRLKPGSRVEASKNCTAADASVEAGLPRDSVSANTAEPKP
- a CDS encoding multidrug efflux RND transporter permease subunit; translation: MNTRNGVSAWCIDHPIATLLLTFALVLLGAIAFPRLPVAPLPEADFPTIQVTAQLPGASPETMASSVATPLEVQFSAIPGMTQMTSSSALGSTNLTLQFTLDKNIDTAAQEVQAAINTATARLPQDLPSPPTWRKVNPADSPVLILTVSSAQMPGNQLSDYAETLLARQLSQIDGVGLINITGQLRPAIRVQAQPEKLAAIGLTLADIRQAIQQTSLNLAKGALYGEHSVSTIAANDQLFHPEDYARLIVSYRNGAPVHLSDVAKVVDGAENAYVKAWSGEQPGLNLVIFRQPGANIVDTVDRVMAELPRLQGMLPSAIEVSVLQDRTQTIRASLHEVELTLMIAVVLVIGVMALFLRQWSATLVVSSVLGVSLIASCALMYVLGFSLNNLTLVAIVISVGFVVDDAIVVVENIHRHLEAGDDSRTAALKGAGEIGFTVVSISFSLIAAFIPLLFMGGVVGRLFKEFALTATATILISVVVSLTLAPTLCALFMRKPPHEQPNGLGQRLVHWYEKGLNKALAHQRITLGVFGVTLALAVAGYVGIPKGFFPLQDTGFILGTSEAAADVSYPAMIEKHQALAKIIEADPAVRAFSHSVGVTGSNQTIANGRFWIALKPRGERDVSASEWIDRMRAKLAQVPGIVLYLRAGQDINLSSGPSRTQYQYVLKSNDGVALNLWTQRLTDKLRQNPALRDLSNDLQLGASVTRIDIDRQAAARFGLTTTDVDQALYDAFGQRQISEFQTETNQYKVILELDARQRGKAESLNYFYLRSPLSGEMVPLSALAHVAAPSTGPLSISHDGLFPAANLSFNLAPGVALGDAVQILERTQRELGMPDSITGNFQGAAQAFQSSLASQPWLILAALVAVYIILGVLYESFVHPLTIISTLPSAGLGALILLWAMGQDFTIMGLIGVVLLIGIVKKNGILLIDFALEAQRHHGMTPEQAIHQACLVRFRPIIMTTLAALLGAVPLMFGFGAGAELRQPLGIAVVGGLLVSQALTLFTTPVIYLALERLFHRRRAITAPAPTAS
- a CDS encoding heavy metal response regulator transcription factor; its protein translation is MRVLIIEDEEKTADYLHRGLSEQGFTVDLARDGIDGLHLALEGDYAVIVLDVMLPGLDGYGVLRALRARKQTPVIMLTARERVEDRIHGLREGADDYLGKPFSFLELVARLQALTRRSTSHEPLQIQVADLWIDLMARKATRAGQRLELTAKEFSLLSVLARRQGEILSKTAIAELVWDINFDSDANVVEVAIKRLRAKLDGPFDNKLLHTIRGMGYVLENRA
- a CDS encoding heavy metal sensor histidine kinase, whose translation is MKPGNSIALRLSLLFTLVALAVFVLIGSALYRQVDRSLDLLPQAELDARFSVLESALNRYGTAEHWAKIHNKLNLLAEEDRRIRFWAVGSDPAFEYGHPSERVRAFAEGPPGMRDLRLPEHPYPYKVLVSELPALGERPALRFLIGIDTETFWQAQHSLLVAIVGLAALGVLLASLLGYWVARVGLKPLQALSDEAQQLAPPRLDGRLQTQHLPPELAQFAGAFNAALERVSQAYSQLEAFNADVAHELRSPLTNLIGQTQVALTRGRSAEHYFEVLQSNLEELERLRSIINDMLFLASADQGSKATALSVASLAGEVATTLDYLDYILEDAQVQVQVSGDAEALIEKAQLRRALINLLNNAVQHSAPQALIQVRIETHGRQVSIAVTNPGPGIAEEHLALLFERFYRVDAARANSGGNNHGLGLAIVKAIALMHGGSVFVRSEGGANTFGISLPSVNYAGLR